The following are from one region of the Ignavibacteriota bacterium genome:
- the narH gene encoding nitrate reductase subunit beta, whose amino-acid sequence MDVRSQISMVFHLDKCIGCHTCSIACKNIWTDRKGAEYMWWNNVETKPGTGYPSKWEDQEIYRGGWEKNNGSISLKGSGKIKGLTNIFHNPYLPVIDDYYEPWTYKYLDLIESPKQDDQPTARPISLITGKPIDIKAGPNWDDDLSGTPDYARKDPNLENLSPAEQEAMFQLEQMAFFYLPRICNHCLNPACVASCPSGAIYKRGEDGIVLINQKVCRAWRMCVTACPYKKSYYNWSTGKSEKCILCFPRLEAGLAPACMHSCVGRIRYLGVMLYDADRINEAASASDENLIESQLNIILDPFDEEVIASAKANGVADSTIHAAQFSPVYKFVKEWGLALPLHPEFRTLPMLFYVPPLLPVMASLSEKKNKEQLDKLDPISKKWDDNWLYDTSTEELWGTIDQSRFPLQYMANLLSAGDTSKIQKVLKKLMAVRIHRRRVTVGDISAEKANGALTDTGLTSDKADAIFALTSLAKFDERFVIPPAHRELAIEMIENTADVKGSTGFGFLEKPSRGV is encoded by the coding sequence ATGGACGTAAGATCACAAATCTCAATGGTATTTCACCTGGATAAATGTATCGGGTGCCACACTTGTTCTATTGCCTGCAAAAATATCTGGACTGACAGAAAAGGTGCGGAATATATGTGGTGGAATAATGTAGAAACAAAACCTGGTACCGGTTATCCTTCAAAATGGGAAGATCAGGAAATATATAGAGGCGGCTGGGAAAAGAATAATGGCAGTATTTCATTGAAAGGTTCAGGAAAAATAAAAGGACTAACAAATATTTTTCACAATCCGTATTTACCTGTCATCGATGATTATTATGAACCATGGACTTACAAATATCTTGACCTGATTGAATCTCCAAAACAGGATGATCAGCCAACTGCAAGACCAATATCTCTTATTACAGGTAAGCCGATAGACATTAAAGCTGGTCCAAACTGGGATGACGATCTTAGCGGAACTCCTGATTATGCAAGAAAAGATCCGAATCTTGAAAACCTTTCACCCGCTGAACAGGAAGCAATGTTCCAGCTTGAACAGATGGCATTCTTTTACTTGCCGAGAATTTGTAATCATTGTCTAAATCCTGCTTGTGTTGCATCGTGCCCGTCAGGTGCTATTTATAAAAGAGGTGAAGACGGAATAGTTCTGATAAATCAAAAAGTTTGTCGTGCATGGAGAATGTGCGTTACTGCATGTCCTTACAAAAAATCTTATTACAACTGGAGTACAGGTAAATCCGAAAAATGTATTTTATGTTTCCCGAGACTCGAAGCAGGTTTGGCTCCTGCGTGTATGCATTCCTGTGTTGGAAGAATAAGATATCTTGGCGTTATGCTTTATGATGCCGATCGTATAAATGAAGCAGCTTCAGCAAGTGATGAAAATCTTATTGAAAGCCAGTTGAATATTATACTTGATCCTTTTGACGAAGAAGTTATTGCTTCAGCAAAAGCAAACGGTGTTGCAGATTCAACAATTCACGCTGCACAATTTTCACCAGTTTATAAATTTGTTAAGGAATGGGGACTTGCATTACCTCTTCATCCAGAGTTCAGAACTCTGCCAATGTTGTTTTATGTTCCACCTCTACTGCCGGTTATGGCGTCATTAAGTGAAAAGAAAAATAAAGAGCAGTTGGATAAACTTGATCCGATTTCCAAAAAGTGGGATGACAACTGGCTTTATGATACAAGCACGGAAGAATTATGGGGAACTATTGATCAATCACGATTTCCATTACAATATATGGCAAATCTTCTCAGTGCCGGCGATACTTCAAAAATTCAGAAAGTATTAAAAAAATTAATGGCAGTCAGAATTCACAGAAGACGTGTAACTGTTGGTGATATTAGTGCAGAAAAAGCAAATGGTGCTTTGACTGATACAGGATTAACATCAGATAAAGCAGATGCAATTTTTGCTTTAACATCGCTCGCTAAATTTGATGAACGATTTGTTATTCCTCCTGCACATCGTGAACTGGCAATTGAAATGATCGAAAACACTGCTGATGTGAAAGGCTCAACTGGATTTGGATTCCTGGAAAAACCGAGCAGAGGTGTTTAG
- a CDS encoding heme-binding domain-containing protein codes for MYRILLGLLIVFIAIQFIAVEKTNPPVTGELNFPKEIKSVMQRSCYDCHSNETVWPWYSHIAPVSWLVSKDVVKGRDELNFSEWDKYSDKRRAKKIKEIWEEIEKGEMPMSIYIPLHPDAVLTAEDKELIKKWVNDFNASANPVINNQMD; via the coding sequence ATATATAGAATTTTATTAGGTCTGCTAATCGTCTTTATTGCAATACAATTTATTGCAGTTGAGAAAACGAATCCGCCCGTAACTGGTGAATTAAATTTTCCAAAAGAAATAAAATCAGTCATGCAAAGAAGCTGTTATGATTGTCATTCTAATGAAACTGTATGGCCTTGGTACAGCCATATTGCCCCGGTTTCCTGGCTGGTATCGAAAGATGTTGTTAAAGGCAGAGATGAATTAAACTTTTCTGAATGGGATAAATACTCAGATAAACGACGTGCTAAAAAAATAAAAGAAATTTGGGAAGAGATCGAAAAGGGTGAAATGCCAATGTCTATTTACATTCCGCTTCATCCGGACGCTGTATTAACTGCAGAGGATAAAGAATTAATTAAAAAATGGGTTAATGATTTTAACGCATCGGCAAACCCTGTCATAAATAACCAGATGGATTAA